The sequence AGTTGGTATCGCATTCATCCACGCGCGCTCGGTTTGGACCGAATTAGCAGTCTTAGATCCCCACTTGCTGGCGATCGCGAGCGTCCTAGCAGTTGCGTTCGACGTGGTGCCGTGGGCGCGTCTGGGTTGGCGGCAGCAACCGTGGCAATGGAGCGCGCTGGTAATCCCGGCCGTGGCCGCAGTTGCCACGACATCAGCCGTGGCAAAACCGAGCTTGGTGTTAGCGGCAGTAGCCTACGCTTGGCTGGCGTGGCGGCATCGCAATTGGCGCATTAGCTACGGCAGCACGATCGCTGCGGCTTGGGTGCTGTGGCAGTGGGGCGAAGAGTTGGGCGCGGGTCAGCTGTGGTTTGCCGCGATTGTCGCAGCTGCTCTGTTGTATCTAGCGCAAGTCGATCCGGGGTTGCGATCGCCTGTCGGTCGCGCCCCGCGCCACGGCTTGCGGGTGCTCGGTAGCGCGATCGTTTGCGGTACGGCGTTCTTGCACAACTCAGGCGCGATCGGTCTCGTGCCCGGAGCGATCGCGGTCGGATTTGTATTGGCCGGCATCGGCACGCGCGTGCGGGCGTTTCTATTTGTCGGCACGGGCTTTTTGCTCTTGACGATCGGCGACCAAGCACTGGTTTCCGTCTTCCGATATGCCTTTTTCAAGTGGATTATCGGCATCGTTGTCGGCATTGCACTAATCGCGATCGCGGCCGACTTCGAGCGCCGCCGCGTGCAGTTATCGGCGGCAGTACGACACTGGTTAGCCGAGCTGGCAACTTGGCAGTGAAGCAACTTTCCGACCGGACTCCAGTCGGGTCTTATGTTCCCATTGCTCTGAATTGCCTTCGAGCCATAGGGATTGGTGGGTGTTTGTTCTCATCGCGGCCTAACTTTTCCCGACAAGTCTGTAACTACCGGACAGCAGGGGGTTCAAGCCTTGTAGCGATACACAATAAGCTGAGGCTTTGAGATGGAACAACGGGATAATTGGCGTTCGAGCGCCCCGAAGACCTGCCGATTTTACTCGCCAAAAGATAACGGGAAAAGCCGGCTCGTGGAGCTGCAACTATAACCGCGAGAGCCCCCATCAAAAAACGCGATCGCCCCGCATGGAGGCAATCGCGTCAGGATCGATCGGAGTTGCTCGGAGCTATTGCAACCGAACTCGATTCGTCACGAACTTAGTAGTCGAAGTCACCGCCGCCCGGAGCCGGAGCTTTGTCCTTCTCGGGCAGGTCGACCACGATGCACTCGGTGGTCAAAACCATGCTGGCGATTGACGCTGCATTCTGCAGAGCAGAACGCGTCACTTTCGCCGGATCGACGATGCCAGCTTCGAACATGTTGACGAACTCGCCCGTCGCGGCGTCGTAGCCGACGTCGAAGGTTTTTTCCTTCACGCGCTCGGAAATCACCGCGCCGTTTTGACCGGCGTTCTCGGCAATGCGCTTCAGGGGTGCCGTCAACGCGCGCGTTACGATCGCCGCGCCGATCGACTCTTCGCCCTTGAGGTTGCTGTTTGCCCACTCCTCGAGCTGCGGAGCCAAGTGCGCGAGCGTGGTACCGCCGCCGGGGACGATGCCTTCTTCAACAGCTGCCTTCGTCGCGTTGATCGCATCTTCCAGACGCAGCTTGCGATCCTTCATTTCCGTCTCGGTAGCCGCGCCGACTTTGATCACTGCCACGCCTCCGGCCAGTTTGGCCAGGCGCTCCTGCAGCTTCTCTTTGTCGTAGCTGGAGTCGGTCTCGTCGATCTGGCGGCGAATTTGGTCGCAGCGCGCCTTCACGGCTTGCTCGTTGCCCTCGGCGACAATCGTGGTGTTATCTTTGGAAATCGTCACGCGACGTGCTTTACCGAGCATTTCGAGGCTGGCATTCTCCAGCTTCAAACCAGCATCTTCGGTAATCACGCGGCCGCCCGTCAGCACGGAGATGTCTTCCAACATCTGTTTGCGGCGATCGCCAAAGCCCGGAGCCTTAACTGCTGCCACGTTGAGCACGCCGCGCAGGCGGTTGACCACCAAGGTTGCCAGAGCTTCTTTCTCGATGTCCTCGGCCACGATCAGCAGCGGCTTGCCGGAGCGCGATACTTGCTCCAGCACCGGCACCAGATCTTGGACCAAGGCAATCTTTTTGTCGGTAATCAGCAGCAATGGCTCGTCGAAGACGGCTTCCATGCGCTCGGCATCGGTGACGAAGTAGGGGCTGATGTAACCCTTGTCAAAGCGCATGCCCTCGGTGACCTCCAGTTCGGTGGTCATGGACTTGCCTTCTTCAAGGGAAATGACGCCCTCTTTGCCGACCTTCTCCATCGCCTCGGCGATCATGCGACCGACCTCTTCGTCGTTGCCCGCCGAGATCGAGCCTACCTGCGAGATCGAGGTGGAGTCGCTGATTTCACGGGCGTGCTCGCCGATCTTGCCGACCAGGAAGCCCGTTGCCAGGTCGATACCCCGCTTGAGTGCGATCGCGTTCGCGCCAGCTGCAACGTTGCGCAGCCCCTCTTTCACCATCGCGTGGGCGAGGAGCGTTGCTGTGGTGGTGCCGTCGCCGGCGACGTCGTTGGTCTTAGCTGCGGCTTGACGGATCAAGGAAACGCCGGTGTTCTCGACATGATCGTCGAGTTCGACTTCTTTCGCGATTGTGACGCCGTCATTCACGATTTGGGGGGCGCCAAACTTCTTCTCCAGGACGACATTGCGTCCCTTCGGACCGAGGGTAACCGCTACCGACTCAGCCAACATGTCGATGCCGCGCTCGAGAGCGCGACGGGCTTCTTCGTTGTAAATGATTT comes from Rubidibacter lacunae KORDI 51-2 and encodes:
- the groL gene encoding chaperonin GroEL (60 kDa chaperone family; promotes refolding of misfolded polypeptides especially under stressful conditions; forms two stacked rings of heptamers to form a barrel-shaped 14mer; ends can be capped by GroES; misfolded proteins enter the barrel where they are refolded when GroES binds), whose product is MAKQIIYNEEARRALERGIDMLAESVAVTLGPKGRNVVLEKKFGAPQIVNDGVTIAKEVELDDHVENTGVSLIRQAAAKTNDVAGDGTTTATLLAHAMVKEGLRNVAAGANAIALKRGIDLATGFLVGKIGEHAREISDSTSISQVGSISAGNDEEVGRMIAEAMEKVGKEGVISLEEGKSMTTELEVTEGMRFDKGYISPYFVTDAERMEAVFDEPLLLITDKKIALVQDLVPVLEQVSRSGKPLLIVAEDIEKEALATLVVNRLRGVLNVAAVKAPGFGDRRKQMLEDISVLTGGRVITEDAGLKLENASLEMLGKARRVTISKDNTTIVAEGNEQAVKARCDQIRRQIDETDSSYDKEKLQERLAKLAGGVAVIKVGAATETEMKDRKLRLEDAINATKAAVEEGIVPGGGTTLAHLAPQLEEWANSNLKGEESIGAAIVTRALTAPLKRIAENAGQNGAVISERVKEKTFDVGYDAATGEFVNMFEAGIVDPAKVTRSALQNAASIASMVLTTECIVVDLPEKDKAPAPGGGDFDY